The sequence CCacattcttcttcttcaccaTGTTGTGGAAAAGCTTCGTATTCCTCTCCCCGTCCTCAAGCCAATTACAAGCAGCTTTCTGCTTCCAAAAATCCGCTTCCATAGCGGTGACTCTAGACAGCTCCTCATTGCATCTCAACAAGAGGGTTCAGCTATGCTCAGAGGGATCCTCTTCACAGGCAGCCTCAGCCAGTCTAACCGACCTCTCCGCCTCAGCGATCTTATCAAAAAGGTTCCCAAAAACATCCCGGTTCCACCACTTGAGGTGGCCCTTCAACCGTTTCAGCTTGGCAAAGAGCCTGGGCATGCCTTGCAAAGAGCAGGGCATGTTCCAGTTCAGCCTGATGGTTTGAAGGAACCCCGGGTGCCGAGTCCACATGCTCTGGAACCGAAACGAGCTCGGCCCCCGAGCAAAGACAGGAGCAGACACCAAAAGAGGACAATGATCCGAAACCGTGCGACTGAGGTGTTCAACCCTGATAGAGTTGAAATGGTCACCCCAATCCACAGAAACAAAAACTCTGTCAAGACGCTTCAAAATGGACTTATTCGTCCAGGTGAACGAAGAGCCCTCAAAACCAGCGTCAACCAGCGCAGACTCCAAAACAAAATGATTAAACTCTTCCATGGGGAGCTGCCTCCCACCAAAAGAGCCAAGACACTCGGAGGCATCCCTCAAGACATTAAAATCCCCCCCGACAAGCCAAGGACCACCAACAGGCTTGACCTGCAGCAAAGAAGCCCACAAGTCACGTCGTAAAGTGTAGTCACACTTGGCATACACGAAAGAGCAAAAAACATGGGTCGGCAAAAAGGGAGCCGCCACGCGATGATGGAGGAACTGAGCGTGATCAAGTACACACTCCGCCTTCACATCGTCCACCAAAAAAACTCAAATATGACCAGAGACATTCGACAGAACTCTCTGGAAACCAAGGCGACGGGTCATGAAGCGCTGGTCAAGTGCAATCATCGGCTCCAAGATAGCCAAGATCTTGACACGCTTCTCTTTCACCAAGGCATGAAGCCTCTCCTGGGACTCAGAGCTCCTGAGTCCCCTGATGTTCCAAATTAGGCACTGCATTTGGAACGGGTGGAGTAAGGCCCCGTCTTCTTTCTAGACTCCTGGCGAGTCTGCTGTCGCTTCGTGTCAGAACGAAGCGTTCTCTTAGAGGGTGTGACAGAGAAATCAAAATCCTCATCATATCTCCCAAAATCTCTCCCATCACACGATTCAGTCCCACAGAAGGAACTTGAGTCGTCCTCGCTGACAAACTCAGTGATCGGATCAACGTCCTGACAATAAGTACCCTGCTGAGAGACAAGCCCCTCAAAGGACGGGGCGGAGGACTCCACAGGAGTCCCACGAAGCGAGGGGATGGAGTGGCTACTGTGATTCAGAGTGCAGGTATCAGTAGCCTCCAAGGAAGGCATAGGAACAGCTTGCGGAAAACCAAGATCCATCTCACCGACCCCTGAAGAAGCACCAACCTCTTCCTCCACCTGACGAGCCCAAGAAAGGGCCAAGCCGAGGTCAGGTCCCTCGTGAGGAGCGACAACTGACTGCGGGGCGGGAGCACCAGCATCACCTCCCATCGTAGCATCACTACACCCAGAAGCAAGGTCCTTAACAACATCTCCATCCACAGGAAGATCTGGACTCTGCTCAGCAGACTCAAAAGGAGCCTCAGTCCTCAACTCAGAGCGACAAAGATCAGGCTCCTCAGGTAAAGACTCAAGAACTTGGAATACATTCTGAGTACGCGGGGCAGCCTGAGGAGGTGGCCGCCGCTGCTGGTTATGTCTTCTCTTTTTTGTGGTCCAAGTGCCCGCACCAGGGGCAAAAGGAGCAAGGCCACCCGGGGTCACTGAGGGACCTGCCTCCTGAGGCTGCGGAGGAGGGTTCTCGGTCACAACCTTTTCCTTCCCAACGGAGGGCTTTGGACGAGGAGGTCTTGGGTTTTTCCCGTGGGAATAGCACACAACGGTAGAATGACCCAACATCTTGCAATCAGTGCAGAAGGACGGGACCTTCTCATAAACTACCTCAATCTCTTGGGTGTGCTCACCCCATCCAACCCACACGTGCTTAATTCGCTCGTCAAGCACGTTCATTTCCACACAAACCCGGGCAAAAGCCCCTCTCGATCTCTCCGCCGTATGCTCATCCAATTTAATTGGATTCCCAAGAATTCTGGCGATAGCATACAAACTCTTCTTGTTATACAAGTGCAAGGGAAGCTCAGGAAATCGGACCCAGACTGGGGCAATAGGCGACTCAGCCTCGAACTTGAATTCAGGGGTCCACTTGGAAAAGCGGATCCCAACTGCTCCCACAAAAATCCCTCCCTTCGTCCAAAGACGAGCAAAATCCTCTTCACAAGAAAGAGTGATGACCAAATATCCCCGAGGGAGGAATTTCAGAGTAAAAGAAGTCTTAAAACCCATTTTATAGAAAGCAGTGGAAATCATGTTATTGGGAGCAGTGGACCGATTCCCCGTAATTTTTCCCACCAAGCCAAACTTAAAAGGCTCAACAAGGGATGAAATTACCTCATCCAAGAATTGAATACCCGGTTTTCCATCCCGAAAAGTCAGCTCCGGAAGATCCTCCATCGAATTGATCATATCTGCAAAGCTCTTCCTCGAAACTCGAGGAGATGGAGGCGCTAAAGCATCCCGAAAAGAAACAGGGACAGAATCAGCAAATTTGGAGCTAGAGTTGACTGGATGGTCAACAATTTTGACTTGAACATCACCAATTTGGACTTGAGGATCCAAGTCAACCATTTGAAGGTCTACATCGCCAATTTTGACTTAGAGTCAACAATTTTGACCGGGTTGACCACATGGTCAACAATTTTGACTGCGTTGACCGAGGGGTCAACAATTTTGACCAAAATGTCAAATTCAACCATTTGACTTGACT comes from Henckelia pumila isolate YLH828 chromosome 4, ASM3356847v2, whole genome shotgun sequence and encodes:
- the LOC140861459 gene encoding uncharacterized protein, which codes for MIALDQRFMTRRLGFQRVLSNAECVLDHAQFLHHRVAAPFLPTHVFCSFVYAKCDYTLRRDLWASLLQVKPVGGPWLVGGDFNVLRDASECLGSFGGRQLPMEEFNHFVLESALVDAGFEGSSFTWTNKSILKRLDRVFVSVDWGDHFNSIRVEHLSRTVSDHCPLLVSAPVFARGPSSFRFQSMWTRHPGFLQTIRLNWNMPCSLQGMPRLFAKLKRLKGHLKWWNRDVFGNLFDKIAEAERSVRLAEAACEEDPSEHS